In Tenacibaculum sp. 190524A02b, the genomic stretch AACTCTTAGAGTTTTTTTAGCCTCTAAAAAAGGTTGAAGGTAAAAGGTTTGAGGTAGAAGTTTTCTTCAATTATCAGTTATCAATACTCACTGAAACTTATTAACTTTTGAAAAGGTTGAAGGCGGAAGGTTAGTAAATTTTCAGTTTTTAATGATGTCCTTATTCTTTACTAAATATTCAATTCTTATAACCTTATAAAAAAGATTACTTTATTCCGTAAACTACATTCACAATGACAACTTAAATTATGAGTTTATGAAAACTAAAATTAAGCTCTAATAATTAAAAACTAACAACTCCTATTTTCAAAACTCTATTAGGCTATGGTTAGATACACAAAGGTTACATAACTTGCTAACAACACTACACCATCTCTCCACCCTAAACGCATTCCTTTTGGAATAAATACCAATGGTAATACTGCAAAAGATATAGCTAACATCCAATAGATATCATTATTAATTAAGCTTAATGCATCTGCTTTTACCTCAACAGGTGTTATCATAGATGTGATTCCTAAAACAGCCAAAATATTAAACACATTAGAACCAAGTAAGTTTCCTAGTGAAATTGCTTTTTCTTTATTTAATACCGCAATAATAGAAGCTGCTAGCTCTGGGATACTTGTTCCTACTGAAACTACTGTTACTCCAATTACCGCATCACTTACTCCTAAATTTTTAGCTAAAGTTACTGATCCGTTAATCAATAATTCAGAACCACCCCACAAACCTAAACCTCCAATAGCTAAAAATAATACTACTTTATACAAGGGCAATTCCTCATCGTCCTCAGGCATTTCATCTACTACAGCTTGCTTTTGAAACCTTAATAGATACACTAAAAAAGCTACTAACGCAGCAAATAAAATCATTCCTTCGTAGGATTGTATTACTCTGTCATTTACAATAAAAAAATACAATAACCCTGAAGCTATCATCATTACAGGCCAATCTGTTTTATAGAAACTTTTTTCTACATCAATAGGAGATAGTATAATCGTAATTCCTAATACCAGTGCTAAGTTTGCAATATTAGATCCTATTACATTTCCTACAGCTAAACCAGTTGCACCATCTAACGCAGATTTAACACTTACGATTAATTCTGGCGCTGAAGTTGCAAAAGAAACCACTGTCATTCCAATCACTATTTTAGGTATGTTTAAACGTAAAGACAAACCTACAGCAGCTTTTAACAACCAATTCCCTCCTAAAACTAATAAAACCAACCCTATAATAATGTAAAGAATACTCATAATATATTTTTGTGCGAAGATAATGTTTTGAAGTCTAATCTGAAATCTAATTTCATGTTCAAAAACATCTCTTTTTCTTCTTTTAAAAAGCACTCAAAAAAAGAGTTTCTTCAACTAACACAAAAATCAAACGTCCATTTTTACACTTAAAAAAAATCAAATTCCCTTTACTTTTTCAAAAACAAAAAAAAACGCCCTTATCTACCTAACTAAAACAAACCAAAAACACAAAATACAATTACACTATAAAACCAATCTAAAGAAAACAAAGTTTCATATTAAAACATTTTAAACCTTTTTATGTTAATATTAAAATGCAAACTAATTAATTCTATTCTATTTTTTTGGTGGTGTGATTTCCTTTCCTGTATATTGAAAAAACAATTCCGGAATTAACTATAATTATTAACTAAAAAACACTAAAAAAACTAATGATTACTGCCACTTTAAAACTATTTGTATTTATACTAAAAATTGTTACCGTATTTATACAATCTATATTTTAAATTAACTATTAAAACACTATTACTATGCTAACATTTATTGGAGTTTTATTAATTATTACCGGAATAGCCACTTTATTTACCAATACTATTTTAAAAGATAACAAATACCTAAAATGGTTTACAACCGCTAAAAGTATTCAAATAACTATTATTGGAATTATCTTTAGTATTATAACAGGAATGTTTTTCTATGCAGAACCTGGTACTGCTTATGCTGTACAATACCCTTGGGGAAGTCAAAAAGCTGTATTTAGACAAGGAATTAATACTAAAATGTGGGGACGTTTGATTCCTATTCAATTTGAAATGCCTATTAAATATGTAATTCCAAATACTGATGGAAACTTAGGCGATCAAAGTCAGTACGCCTATGTAGACAAGGCTAGACAATGGGAGTTTAACGATGCTGTTAAAGGAAAAATAGCCACCTCGATTGTTATTAGTATTGATATTTCTGATGAAGTTCAGTTTTTATCGGTTGCCGATAGAAACAAAACAGAAAAAAACTTAATACGTTCTCGTATTATACCCAATATAGATCAGTCTATAAAAAACACTTGTAAGCTAATGGCAGCACAAGATTACATTTCTGGTCAGGCAGCAGATTTTGATCGTTATTTTCAAGATCAGTTAGAAAACGGAATGTATGTTTTAGAAGAATATCAAAATAATGAAAAACCTGAGGTTATTGGAGACAGTACCATAGTTAGAACAATTCCTAACAAGGAATCTAGACAAAAAAGGTTTCGAATAAAATATATAGATGGGCAACCAGTCCGTGTAAAAGGAAACTCTTTAAAATCATACGGTTTAACAGTTGTACAAGCCGTAGTTACTGAAATTGATTGGGAAGCTACTTTTGACAATCGATTGCAATTACAAAAAGAAGAAGTTGCGCAAACACAGTTAGAGAAACAACAAGCTGAACGTGAATTTTATAGAGCGCAAAAAGAAAAGGCAAAAGGAGAAGCTGAAAAAGCAAAAGAACGTGCTAGATTAGAAAAAGCGCAGATACAACAAACCATTGCTGCCGAAACAGAAGCTAAAGTTGCCGAGTTTAACTTAGTAAAAGAAAAGAAACAGTATGAAGTTGAACAGTTTAAAGCAAAAAGTAAAAAAGTAGCTGCTGATGCACAATACTATGAAAATGCAAAATTAGTTAGTGCTGGATTAACACCACAGGAACGTGCTGAGTGGGAATACAAAACTGCTGTAGGTGTTGCTAAAGAGTTAAAGGATTTAAGATTACCTTCTACCTATATTGAAGGAAGTAAATCTGGCAACAATGGAAACTTATTACAATCTTTAATTGGTGCAGAACTAGCCAAAAAAATGATGGAAAAAGGAAAGAAATAATACTATAAAAATTGCTAAAAAAGAATACAGTCGTCGTTAAATGGGAGAATTTGCTATGACCTCAACTATAAAACAAAACAAAAAGAAAGATATATAAAAGTAGAGTGGCATAAACCACTCTACTTATTTAATACCATTTTTAACTTATTTTCATTATTTTTGATAGTAAACCTACTATAATGAAATTACAAGTATTTAAAGTACTAGCTAAACTTAATAAGATCATTTTACCGTCTTTCACCAAAAGACAGTTGGACATTACAAAAGCCTCTAAATTTCAATTAGCTATTATTGGTTGGAGGGCTTATGTTACTAAAAATTCTTTATCATAATTTAAAAAAGATTATCATGACAAATTATATTAATGTTTTTACTGGATCAACGATTCTTGTAAATCGTTTGGCCTACTTATTACAAGAAATTAAAATACCTTTTATTATTAAAAACGACAAAGAATCTGGAAGATTGGCTGGTTTTGGCACTACTGGAGATGCTGTAGAGTTACATATTTTTGATTCTGATTATGAAGCTACTAAAAACTTAATTGAAAATTTTAAAAAAGAAATTGAAAAATAATTTTTGATAAGCCAAAAAAGTTTATATATTTGCACCCGCAAAACAACGGCCTCGTAGCATAACTGAATAGTGCACTTGATTACGGCTCAAGAGGTTGCAGGTTTGAATCCTGCCGAGGTCACAAAGCTCTTTAAAATATTTTTAAAGAGCTTTTTTTATTCCTTCTTTTTACTTTCACATAGATATTTTATACATCCTATCTCTAAAAAACTACCCAAAAAGGGTGGGAAAACAAATTATTACAAAAAATATTTTTGTTGCATTATTCCAAAAAACTATTACATGAAAAAAATTATACTATTAATATTGCTTATCAATAAAATGACATTAGCACAAAACACTTTTGTCCCTGATGATAATTTTGAACGTGCTTTAATTCAACAAGGGTATGATAGTGAACCTTTAGATGATTATGTACCCACCGCAAACATTAGCACCATTAAAAGCTTATCTATTCAACTTAAAGGAATTGAAGACCTAACTGGTATTGAAGAGTTCACAAGCTTAGAAGAGCTAGATGTTACCGATAACTTTTTAACCAGCATTGATGTTTCTAAAAACAAAAAACTTACAAGACTATTAATAAGTGACAATCAACTTACTGAACTAAATATTTCAAAAAATGTCGCTTTGACACAACTTTATATCAACAACAATAGGCTTACTAGTTTAAATGTTACGAACAACATTGCTTTAAAAAACCTAGGTTTAAGTAACAATAATATTAGTGATATTGACCTTTCTAAAAACACTTTACTATCAACACTTCACTTATCTGAAAATAAAATTACCAACATTGATATTTCTAAAAACACATTGCTATCCTTATTTTTCATTTATAAAAACTCACTTACTTCCTTAGATGTTTCTAAAAATCCTTCTCTTTCTACGTTAAATATTCATAATAATCAGATTTCAACCATAGATATTACTAAAAATATTGCTTTAAAGAAACTGATTGCTTCAGGGAATAAATTGGAAGTTATAGATATTTCCAACAATACAGCTTTAGAACATCTTGACCTGACATCTAACATGCTGAATCAATTAGGCACTTCTAAAAACACGAAACTTATTTTCCTTTTAATTTCAGACAATAAGCTTACTCAATTAGACATTTCCAAGAATTTTGTTTTACAGAACCTATATGTTTATACTAATCAATTAAACCACCTAGATTTATCAAAAAATATCAAACTAACTCACTTTTTTGGCGATTATAATAATTTTACCGACCTTAATATTTCTAAAAACACCGAGTTAAATTTTATCAGCTTAAGATATAATCAACTAAAAAGTTTAGACATTTCTAAAAATATTAATTTAAATGGTTTATATATTGACTTTAATCAATTAACTCATTTTGACATTTCTAACAATGCGAAGCTGGATTTTTTTGAAATAAATAACAACTTATTGACTTCTTTAAATTTAAAAAGCGGCAATTATAAAAACCTTAGCCCTGTTATGTTTCAAAACCCTAATTTAACATGCATACAGGTAGATGACGAAACTTATAGCAATACACATTGGAGGAGTCAAAAAGATATCAGTGCTAGTTTCAAAGAAAATTGCACAACTGCCTCTTTAAAAGAAATTACTTTGGTAGACTTTAATATCTTCCCAAACCCAACTAAAAACTACCTTAAGTTACAAACTAGGTTCTCTATTGAAAAAACTGAAATTTACAACCTACAAGGACAAATTGTTGCTACTTATAATACAAACACTCCAATAACAATTTCTTCTTTAGCTAACGGCATCTACCTTCTTAAAGCCTACACTAAGAATGGGAATTCAAGTGTAAAACGCTTTATTAAATACTAATTTAACATTCCTTATTAAAAAGCTCAGTAGAGTACTGGGCTATTCTTCTATTTCACACTTCATAAATAACAATATCATTAAACAACACGTTAAACCACATACAACATTAATGAATCGCCCCAGTATAAACACACGGAATATCTAATCAAAAATATTAAAAACCTATTCAATACAAAACATCGAAAAATCCCTTTAACTATCGCTCATACAATTAAAATACTTAAAATTTTTAGTAGTACACTTTTTAAACTAACCAGTACTTTTAAGGGTTTTCACCTACCCAAAACCCCTTGAAAAAACACTTACAACCCCCACATTATCAAAACTTTAAAAAAAGGCTTTATTTTTATTGTGTTTACATTTTTGATAGCCTTTTTTTAATAATAAATTCACCTAATTTTCACAAGGATTGGCTATTTTTAATATTCAACTATTTAATATTTAACAACTTCCAAATGAAAATTCTTCACACAAGTTTTGAGTGTTATCCAATAGCCAAAGTTGGAGGCCTTGCCGATGTAGTAGGCGCTTTGCCAAAATATCAACACGACTTGAACACGTCCCCCACTGTGGTTATGCCTTTTTATAAAAACACGTTTGTTAAAAAGCAAAAACTAGAAGCAATTAGTAATGGTAAAATTGACATTAACGGACAACAATCTGATTATACAATTTTAAAAGTTACTACTAAAAACAAACCATACGAGTTATACCTTATTCAAATAGAAAATCTTTTGGATACCGAAGAAGTTTATGGTTATGAAGACGAAACTAATAGATGTTTAGGTTTTCAGTTAGCTTTATTAGACTGGATTATTAATAATGAACTATCTTTTGATGTTATCCATTGTCACGACCATCATACTTCTTTAATTCCTTTTTTTATTAATTACTGTAATAACTACAAGGAATTAGAAAACACACCTACCGTATTAACCATTCATAACGCCCAATATCAAGGTCACTTTTCTCATGATAAATTAGACACTTTGCCTCCTTTTGATTTTAAAGACGTAGGAATTTTAGATTGGTATGGTGCTATCAACCCTTTAGCAGCTGGTATAAAGTGCGCCTCAAAAGTAAACACAGTTTCTCCTTCCTACATGGAAGAGTTAAAAGAAAATGCTAATGGGCTTGAAGGTTTACTGAGAAGTGAAAGTGAAAAATGTACTGGTATTTTAAATGGTATTGATACGTCTGTATGGAATCCAGAAACAGACAATATGCTGGTTAAAAACTATAAACAAAGTAATGTGATATCAGGAAAAAGAGCCAATAAAAAAGAATTGTGCGATAAATACGGATTAAACATTGATTACCCTTTATTTGGCTTCATAGGAAGATTAGTTGGTGAAAAATCGGCCGATTTATTACCTGAAGTTATACAACAAGCCTTACAAGAACACCCAAAAATAAACATACTTGTATTGGGTTCTGGACATGAGGAAATAGAAAAACAATTAATTGACTTAAAAGAAGAATTTAAAGGCAACTTTAATACTCATATTGGATACGATGAAAAATTAGCACATTTAGTATATGCGGGTGCTGACTTTTTGTTAATGCCTTCTAGAGTTGAGCCTTGCGGACTGAATCAAATGTATTCATTACAATACGGAACCATTCCTATTGTTAGAAGAACGGGAGGTTTAAAAGATACTGTAGTAGACATAGGAGATGATGGTTTTGGTATTTGTCATGATCAAGCTTCAGTATGGGACATCTGTTATTCTATTAAAAGAGCAATTGCATTGTATCATGACAAAGATGCTTTTAGAAAAATTCAAAAACGCATCATGAAAATAGATCATTCATGGACTAAATCTGCTCAAGAATACATAGAACTTTATAAATCAATCTAACTTAACATATAACATGATCAATAAAAAAGCGCTCGCAATTATTTTGGGAGGTGGACAAGGAACACGACTATCACCTCTTACAGACAAACGTTCAAAACCTGCTGTATCTATAGCAGGAAAATACAGATTGGTTGACATCCCAATATCTAACTGTATTCATTGTAACTTAAAAAGAATGTTTGTATTAACGCAGTTTAATTCTGCTTCTTTAAATAGACATATTAAAAACACCTACACCTTTAGTAGCTTTAGCGAGGCTTTTGTAGACATTATGGCTGCCGAACAAACTCCTGAAAACAAAACGTGGTTTCAGGGTACTGCCGATGCTGTTAGACAATCCATGAATCATATTTTAAATCATGAGTTTGAATATGCCTTGATTCTTTCTGGTGATCAATTGTATCAAATGGATTTTAACGATATGCTAAAACAGCATGAAGAGAAAAATGCCGATATAACTGTAGCTACTTTACCCGTTACTTTTAAAGAAGCTCCTCAGTTTGGTATTTTAAAAACTAATGAAGAAAGTTTTATCTCTTCTTTTATTGAAAAACCTTCAGAAACTGAATTAAAAGGATGGGAATCTGAAGTGGATGAAGAAATGGTAAGTGAAGGAAGAACTTATCTTGCTTCTATGGGAATTTATATTTTTAATAGAGAATTATTAAAAAAAATAATGTCTGACCCAAGTACCATAGATTTTGGTAAAGAAATAATTCCGCAATCTATTCATAAAAACAAAGTATTAGCCTATCAATATAAAGGATACTGGACCGATATTG encodes the following:
- a CDS encoding calcium/sodium antiporter: MSILYIIIGLVLLVLGGNWLLKAAVGLSLRLNIPKIVIGMTVVSFATSAPELIVSVKSALDGATGLAVGNVIGSNIANLALVLGITIILSPIDVEKSFYKTDWPVMMIASGLLYFFIVNDRVIQSYEGMILFAALVAFLVYLLRFQKQAVVDEMPEDDEELPLYKVVLFLAIGGLGLWGGSELLINGSVTLAKNLGVSDAVIGVTVVSVGTSIPELAASIIAVLNKEKAISLGNLLGSNVFNILAVLGITSMITPVEVKADALSLINNDIYWMLAISFAVLPLVFIPKGMRLGWRDGVVLLASYVTFVYLTIA
- a CDS encoding SsrA-binding protein, which translates into the protein MKLQVFKVLAKLNKIILPSFTKRQLDITKASKFQLAIIGWRAYVTKNSLS
- a CDS encoding putative signal transducing protein, whose amino-acid sequence is MTNYINVFTGSTILVNRLAYLLQEIKIPFIIKNDKESGRLAGFGTTGDAVELHIFDSDYEATKNLIENFKKEIEK
- a CDS encoding T9SS type A sorting domain-containing protein codes for the protein MKKIILLILLINKMTLAQNTFVPDDNFERALIQQGYDSEPLDDYVPTANISTIKSLSIQLKGIEDLTGIEEFTSLEELDVTDNFLTSIDVSKNKKLTRLLISDNQLTELNISKNVALTQLYINNNRLTSLNVTNNIALKNLGLSNNNISDIDLSKNTLLSTLHLSENKITNIDISKNTLLSLFFIYKNSLTSLDVSKNPSLSTLNIHNNQISTIDITKNIALKKLIASGNKLEVIDISNNTALEHLDLTSNMLNQLGTSKNTKLIFLLISDNKLTQLDISKNFVLQNLYVYTNQLNHLDLSKNIKLTHFFGDYNNFTDLNISKNTELNFISLRYNQLKSLDISKNINLNGLYIDFNQLTHFDISNNAKLDFFEINNNLLTSLNLKSGNYKNLSPVMFQNPNLTCIQVDDETYSNTHWRSQKDISASFKENCTTASLKEITLVDFNIFPNPTKNYLKLQTRFSIEKTEIYNLQGQIVATYNTNTPITISSLANGIYLLKAYTKNGNSSVKRFIKY
- a CDS encoding glycogen synthase codes for the protein MKILHTSFECYPIAKVGGLADVVGALPKYQHDLNTSPTVVMPFYKNTFVKKQKLEAISNGKIDINGQQSDYTILKVTTKNKPYELYLIQIENLLDTEEVYGYEDETNRCLGFQLALLDWIINNELSFDVIHCHDHHTSLIPFFINYCNNYKELENTPTVLTIHNAQYQGHFSHDKLDTLPPFDFKDVGILDWYGAINPLAAGIKCASKVNTVSPSYMEELKENANGLEGLLRSESEKCTGILNGIDTSVWNPETDNMLVKNYKQSNVISGKRANKKELCDKYGLNIDYPLFGFIGRLVGEKSADLLPEVIQQALQEHPKINILVLGSGHEEIEKQLIDLKEEFKGNFNTHIGYDEKLAHLVYAGADFLLMPSRVEPCGLNQMYSLQYGTIPIVRRTGGLKDTVVDIGDDGFGICHDQASVWDICYSIKRAIALYHDKDAFRKIQKRIMKIDHSWTKSAQEYIELYKSI
- a CDS encoding glucose-1-phosphate adenylyltransferase, producing the protein MINKKALAIILGGGQGTRLSPLTDKRSKPAVSIAGKYRLVDIPISNCIHCNLKRMFVLTQFNSASLNRHIKNTYTFSSFSEAFVDIMAAEQTPENKTWFQGTADAVRQSMNHILNHEFEYALILSGDQLYQMDFNDMLKQHEEKNADITVATLPVTFKEAPQFGILKTNEESFISSFIEKPSETELKGWESEVDEEMVSEGRTYLASMGIYIFNRELLKKIMSDPSTIDFGKEIIPQSIHKNKVLAYQYKGYWTDIGTIASFFEANIGLTDDVPKFDLFTNSKGVLTRPRILPPSKIDGTILEKAMVADGCIIHAKKITRSVIGIRSRIGFGSEITNSYVIGANLYQEIGEIENDKQQGIPYIGIGENCHVENAIIDKDARIGNNVIIKGGSHLKDEENEAYVIKDGIVVIRAKAVIPDGFILQKTQEAAYSV